In Desulfovibrio sp. 86, the following proteins share a genomic window:
- a CDS encoding LL-diaminopimelate aminotransferase, with amino-acid sequence MTIVNSNFLKLQSNYLFADIARKVAAFKEANPDKRVISLGIGDVTRPLVPAVINALHTAVDEMGDAAHFHGYGPEQGYAFLRDIIVEYDYKARGVNLSADEVFVSDGAKPDVGNFQELFAQDSLVAVTDPVYPVYVDSNVMAGRSGEMEGKQWSNIVYLPCVKENDFVPDFPKVRPDLIYLCYPNNPTGTVLSRAALQGWVDYARREGCVIMYDSAYEAFITDADVPHSIYELEGAQEVAVEFRSFSKTAGFTGLRCAYTVVPKALQISDGKGGKVSLNALWNRRQCTKYNGCPYIVQRAAEAVYSEQGHKEIMGVIAGYQRNADMLRTAVSDMGLSVYGGVNAPYIWVRVPSDTDSWGFFDRLLQVALICTPGAGFGASGEGYVRLTAFGSPEDTEEAIKRLRGLC; translated from the coding sequence ATGACTATCGTAAATAGCAATTTTCTCAAGTTGCAAAGCAACTACCTTTTTGCCGACATTGCCCGCAAGGTGGCTGCCTTCAAGGAGGCGAACCCCGACAAGCGCGTCATCAGTCTGGGTATTGGCGACGTTACGCGCCCCCTTGTGCCTGCCGTTATCAACGCGCTGCACACGGCTGTGGATGAAATGGGCGATGCCGCGCATTTTCATGGTTACGGGCCCGAGCAGGGGTATGCCTTTTTGCGCGACATTATTGTTGAGTATGACTACAAGGCCCGAGGCGTGAACCTGAGTGCCGATGAGGTTTTTGTCAGCGACGGGGCCAAGCCCGATGTGGGCAATTTTCAGGAGCTTTTTGCCCAAGACAGCCTTGTGGCTGTCACAGACCCCGTGTACCCCGTCTATGTAGACTCTAATGTGATGGCTGGGCGTTCCGGGGAGATGGAAGGCAAGCAGTGGAGCAACATTGTCTATCTGCCGTGCGTGAAAGAAAACGACTTTGTGCCTGACTTTCCCAAGGTGCGGCCGGATCTGATCTACCTTTGCTATCCCAATAACCCCACCGGAACGGTGCTTTCACGGGCGGCCTTGCAGGGCTGGGTTGACTATGCCCGGCGTGAAGGCTGCGTCATCATGTATGATTCGGCCTATGAAGCCTTTATCACTGACGCTGATGTGCCGCACAGCATCTATGAGCTTGAGGGCGCGCAGGAAGTGGCCGTTGAGTTTCGCAGTTTCTCAAAAACGGCCGGATTTACCGGTCTGCGTTGCGCCTATACCGTGGTGCCAAAGGCCTTGCAGATCAGCGACGGCAAAGGTGGCAAGGTCAGCCTCAATGCGCTGTGGAATCGCCGCCAGTGCACCAAATATAACGGCTGCCCCTATATTGTTCAGCGCGCGGCCGAGGCTGTGTACAGCGAACAGGGACACAAGGAAATCATGGGGGTGATCGCAGGATATCAGCGTAATGCCGACATGTTGCGCACTGCCGTGAGCGATATGGGCCTTTCCGTGTATGGCGGCGTGAACGCTCCCTATATATGGGTGCGCGTGCCCAGTGATACGGATTCCTGGGGATTCTTTGACAGATTATTGCAGGTTGCCCTGATCTGCACACCTGGCGCAGGCTTTGGCGCTTCCGGCGAAGGGTATGTGCGCCTGACCGCCTTTGGTTCGCCCGAAGACACGGAAGAGGCAATCAAGCGGCTTAGAGGTCTGTGCTGA
- the dapF gene encoding diaminopimelate epimerase, translating to MAAALRFTKMQGIGNDYVYVNGFEERVDSPGELARKISNRNFGVGSDGLVLILPSASADVRMRMFNADGSEAEMCGNAVRCVGKYVYDHGIQVKDVITVETGAGVKVVRLLFEAGEVCGATVDMGEPELTPSRIPVLTEASPDGGQQRFVAHPVDVNGQLYEITAVSMGNPHAVIFMKGIDDLDLPRMGPDFEHHPLFPKRTNTEFVEVISSTKVRMRVWERGAGETLACGTGACAVAVACVLNGYTGRDVEVELKGGTLKIHWDENSNHVHMTGGAVTVFAGEYYI from the coding sequence ATGGCTGCGGCATTGCGCTTTACGAAGATGCAGGGCATCGGCAATGATTATGTCTATGTCAATGGCTTTGAAGAGCGCGTTGACAGTCCTGGCGAGCTCGCCCGGAAAATTAGTAACCGCAATTTTGGCGTTGGTTCGGACGGACTTGTGCTTATTTTACCCTCGGCATCAGCCGATGTTCGCATGCGCATGTTCAATGCTGACGGGTCTGAGGCGGAAATGTGCGGAAATGCAGTGCGTTGTGTTGGCAAATACGTATACGACCACGGCATTCAGGTTAAAGACGTAATCACGGTCGAGACAGGCGCTGGCGTGAAGGTTGTGCGTCTGCTGTTTGAGGCTGGCGAAGTCTGCGGCGCTACTGTTGACATGGGCGAACCCGAACTGACCCCTTCAAGAATCCCCGTGCTTACAGAGGCATCGCCAGACGGCGGCCAGCAGCGCTTTGTGGCTCATCCTGTGGATGTGAACGGCCAGTTGTATGAAATCACCGCCGTGTCCATGGGCAACCCGCATGCCGTTATATTCATGAAGGGCATTGATGATCTGGATTTGCCCCGCATGGGGCCGGATTTTGAACACCACCCCCTGTTCCCCAAGCGCACGAACACGGAATTTGTCGAGGTTATTTCATCCACCAAGGTGCGTATGCGTGTATGGGAGCGCGGCGCGGGAGAAACGCTGGCCTGCGGTACAGGCGCGTGCGCCGTTGCTGTGGCCTGCGTGCTCAATGGTTATACCGGGCGCGACGTGGAGGTGGAACTCAAGGGCGGAACGCTGAAAATCCATTGGGATGAAAACAGCAACCATGTGCACATGACCGGCGGAGCAGTAACCGTCTTTGCCGGAGAATATTATATCTGA
- a CDS encoding glutamine synthetase III family protein translates to MSSPRKKALFKAINTAPVMPSSKDELGCGAEEGFGRYVFGLATMRKRLPKDVYRKLAKTIREGERLNPEIADVVANAMKDWAIENGATHYTHWFHPMTGLTAEKHDAFLSPTSDGQVISEFSGKMLISGEPDASSFPSGGIRSTFEARGYTAWDPSVPVFIIPAPYGATLHIPTYFYSYSGEALDRKIPLLRSISALSRQALRVLRLFGNQSATYVRAMVGPEQEYFLVDKNLAALRPDLMLAGRTLLGAPSPKGQEMEDHYFGAIPGRVMSFMQDVEKELLALGIPAKTRHNEVAPGQFELAPVYEEANIACDHNMLAMNMMRHLAGRHGFICLLHEKPFAGVNGSGKHNNWSMGDSEGQNLLNPGTTPQDNAQFLVFLAAVLRAVHKHSTALRLGTVGAGNDHRLGANEAPPAILSVYLGEQLTDVLEGIINGRGSKNKKSGVMEVGVSTLPPLPVDLSDRNRTSPFAFTGNKFEFRAVGSSQSVAPVNIVLNAAVACALDDIATELEASISAGTDLNTALQELLPRLFKEHMPVVFNGNGYAESWAEEAARRGLPNHNNTVTALEHYSDPEVMNVFLRHGILTEREILSRQEILFENYCKTICIEGNLMLDMLRTSVLPQCLAAQVIAADAVLKTRAVLGEKGAAAEEVNFNTLRGHIVALQQGVVELEAAIAKTHKVEGALEEAKAARDCILTAMHKCREHADALEGIVDDTLWVLPKYEELLWVH, encoded by the coding sequence ATGAGTTCCCCCCGTAAAAAGGCTTTGTTCAAGGCTATAAACACCGCCCCTGTCATGCCTTCCAGTAAGGATGAACTTGGGTGCGGCGCTGAAGAAGGTTTTGGCCGCTACGTATTCGGCCTCGCCACCATGCGCAAGCGCCTGCCCAAGGACGTCTACCGCAAGCTGGCCAAGACCATTCGCGAAGGTGAACGCCTGAACCCCGAGATCGCCGATGTCGTGGCCAATGCCATGAAAGACTGGGCCATCGAAAATGGCGCAACCCACTACACGCACTGGTTCCACCCCATGACCGGTCTTACGGCTGAAAAGCACGACGCTTTTTTGTCGCCCACGTCCGATGGTCAGGTTATCAGCGAGTTTTCAGGCAAGATGCTTATCAGCGGCGAGCCTGACGCGTCTTCCTTCCCGTCCGGCGGCATCCGTTCAACCTTTGAGGCCCGTGGCTACACCGCGTGGGATCCTTCTGTTCCCGTGTTCATAATTCCCGCTCCTTACGGGGCCACGCTGCACATTCCCACCTACTTCTATTCGTATTCCGGCGAAGCCCTGGACCGCAAGATTCCTCTGTTGCGCTCCATCTCGGCTCTGTCCAGGCAGGCGCTGCGCGTTCTGCGTCTGTTCGGCAACCAGTCGGCCACCTACGTGCGGGCCATGGTGGGCCCGGAACAAGAGTACTTTCTGGTGGACAAGAACCTTGCGGCTCTGCGCCCTGATCTGATGTTGGCAGGCCGTACCCTGCTGGGCGCGCCTTCTCCCAAGGGCCAGGAAATGGAAGACCACTACTTCGGCGCCATTCCCGGTCGTGTCATGAGCTTCATGCAGGACGTGGAAAAAGAGTTGCTGGCTCTGGGGATTCCCGCCAAAACCAGGCACAACGAAGTGGCCCCCGGTCAGTTCGAGCTTGCGCCCGTGTATGAAGAGGCAAATATCGCCTGCGATCATAACATGCTTGCCATGAACATGATGCGTCATTTGGCGGGCAGGCATGGTTTTATCTGCCTGTTGCATGAAAAACCCTTTGCGGGCGTCAACGGCAGCGGCAAGCACAATAACTGGTCCATGGGAGACTCCGAAGGCCAGAACCTGCTCAACCCCGGCACGACCCCTCAGGACAATGCGCAGTTCCTGGTCTTTCTGGCCGCTGTCCTGCGTGCGGTGCACAAGCACAGCACGGCGCTGCGTCTCGGAACTGTGGGGGCGGGCAACGACCATCGCCTTGGCGCCAACGAAGCGCCGCCGGCTATCTTGTCCGTGTACCTGGGCGAGCAGTTGACTGACGTGCTTGAGGGCATAATCAATGGGCGCGGTTCCAAAAACAAGAAAAGCGGCGTTATGGAAGTCGGCGTGTCAACCCTGCCGCCCCTGCCCGTGGATCTTTCCGACCGCAACCGTACCAGCCCCTTTGCCTTCACCGGCAACAAGTTCGAGTTCCGCGCGGTTGGCTCTTCACAGTCCGTAGCGCCCGTGAACATTGTGCTCAATGCCGCAGTGGCCTGCGCCCTGGACGACATTGCCACCGAGCTCGAGGCTTCCATTTCTGCAGGCACGGATTTGAACACCGCCCTGCAGGAACTGCTGCCCCGTCTCTTTAAGGAACATATGCCTGTGGTATTCAACGGCAACGGCTATGCCGAATCCTGGGCTGAGGAAGCTGCCCGTCGCGGCCTTCCCAACCATAACAATACCGTCACGGCTCTGGAGCACTACAGTGATCCGGAAGTCATGAATGTTTTCTTGCGTCACGGCATCCTTACTGAACGCGAAATTCTGTCGCGTCAGGAAATCCTGTTTGAAAACTACTGCAAAACCATCTGCATTGAGGGCAACCTCATGCTTGACATGCTGCGCACCTCAGTACTGCCCCAGTGCCTTGCGGCCCAGGTCATCGCCGCTGACGCGGTGCTCAAAACCCGTGCCGTGCTTGGTGAAAAGGGCGCTGCTGCCGAAGAGGTGAACTTCAACACCCTGCGGGGTCATATTGTGGCTCTGCAACAGGGCGTTGTTGAATTGGAAGCGGCCATTGCCAAAACTCACAAAGTTGAGGGTGCGCTTGAAGAAGCCAAGGCCGCGCGTGATTGCATCCTTACGGCCATGCACAAATGTCGCGAGCATGCCGATGCCCTTGAAGGCATCGTGGACGACACCTTGTGGGTGCTGCCCAAGTACGAAGAACTGCTGTGGGTGCACTAG
- a CDS encoding P-II family nitrogen regulator, with protein MKKLEIIIRPGMFEKVRDMLSELGIHGLNYTEIKGFGRQRGHTEVYRGNIMQVDCLPKVKVEIVLHEDMLESVLNAVMTTARTGQVGDGKIFISDVEDAIRIRTGERGDAAL; from the coding sequence ATGAAAAAGCTCGAAATTATCATCCGGCCCGGTATGTTTGAAAAAGTCAGGGATATGCTTTCTGAACTGGGAATCCATGGCCTCAACTACACTGAAATCAAGGGTTTTGGACGCCAGCGCGGGCATACAGAAGTGTACAGGGGGAACATCATGCAAGTGGACTGCCTCCCTAAGGTAAAAGTTGAAATCGTACTGCATGAGGACATGCTGGAGTCTGTGCTCAATGCGGTAATGACCACGGCCAGAACAGGCCAGGTTGGCGACGGCAAGATTTTCATCAGCGATGTGGAGGATGCCATTCGCATCCGTACGGGCGAACGTGGCGATGCGGCTCTGTAA
- a CDS encoding ammonium transporter: MNASDTAFIIICATMVMLMTPALALFYGGLVRARNVLSTNMHSYACLGLISVLWAFVGYTLAFGDDVGGLIGNLNYLFLKGVGGESAPMAPQLPHTVFMGFQCMFAVLTVALISGAYAERMRFSAMLLFSGLWLICVYSPMAHWVWGGGWMGSMGALDFAGGAVVHMSSGAAALACAQALGPRLSTGTQHSPHSLPLTLLGGGILWFGWFGFNAGSALAAGALAGQALVTTHMASACGILGWMLIEWKHTGKPTSLGAISGALAGLVAITPGAGYVEILPAMLIGFVGGLVCYGGVFMKGKLGYDDALDVVGIHGLGGTWGALATGLFASAAINNVDGLFYGNPRQAWIQVVSIIGTWVFVYIATRVILYVVNAIVGLRIAPEEEFTGLDLGEHNERGYNM, from the coding sequence ATGAACGCCTCAGATACCGCATTTATCATTATCTGCGCCACTATGGTCATGTTAATGACCCCGGCTCTGGCCCTTTTTTACGGTGGTTTGGTTCGCGCACGCAATGTACTTTCCACGAATATGCACAGCTATGCCTGTTTGGGACTTATCTCTGTCCTGTGGGCCTTTGTGGGGTACACCCTGGCTTTTGGCGATGACGTGGGCGGACTGATCGGCAATCTCAATTATCTCTTTCTGAAGGGCGTCGGCGGTGAATCCGCCCCCATGGCCCCTCAACTGCCGCACACTGTTTTCATGGGGTTTCAGTGCATGTTCGCGGTACTTACCGTTGCCCTGATTTCAGGCGCCTACGCTGAACGCATGCGTTTTTCCGCCATGCTCCTTTTTTCCGGACTTTGGCTCATATGCGTATACTCACCCATGGCTCACTGGGTGTGGGGCGGCGGCTGGATGGGCTCCATGGGCGCTCTTGACTTCGCGGGCGGCGCGGTTGTGCACATGTCTTCCGGCGCTGCGGCCCTGGCCTGCGCGCAGGCTCTTGGACCGCGGTTGTCCACTGGAACGCAGCACAGCCCTCACAGTCTTCCCCTGACCCTGCTTGGCGGCGGTATCCTCTGGTTCGGCTGGTTCGGTTTCAATGCGGGCAGCGCCCTGGCCGCCGGCGCCCTTGCCGGACAGGCCCTGGTGACGACACATATGGCCTCTGCTTGCGGTATTCTCGGCTGGATGCTCATCGAATGGAAGCACACTGGCAAGCCCACGAGCCTCGGCGCAATATCGGGCGCGCTGGCCGGGCTGGTAGCCATTACACCTGGCGCGGGGTATGTTGAAATTCTGCCCGCCATGCTTATCGGGTTCGTTGGTGGTCTTGTCTGCTACGGCGGCGTGTTCATGAAGGGCAAGCTTGGCTATGACGATGCCCTTGACGTGGTCGGCATTCACGGTCTTGGAGGCACATGGGGCGCTCTTGCAACCGGGCTTTTCGCCAGCGCCGCCATCAATAATGTGGATGGACTCTTCTACGGCAATCCTCGTCAGGCATGGATCCAAGTTGTCTCCATCATCGGTACCTGGGTATTTGTGTACATTGCCACTCGCGTAATCCTTTATGTCGTGAACGCTATCGTCGGCCTGCGCATCGCGCCTGAAGAAGAATTTACGGGCCTTGATCTCGGCGAACATAACGAACGCGGCTACAATATGTAA
- a CDS encoding sigma-54 interaction domain-containing protein, with protein MSKTTPSPQESARQSLSLSSPAGDHHEQQLKLLYDLAEVVNTTTDLVQALNKALMLMAGHLHMMRGAITLISPHTGEIRTEAAYGLKPAELRRGRYVRGEGITGRVIESGRPMYISNVSEEPLFLNRTRSRDLGKEGISFLCVPIRLNDQVVGALSVDHLLVDDATLEDEMRLLTIVSTLLGHSALETQGRMDEETSSPLRPRGFVGNSEGMQKVYAQIAQVAPSATTVFLQGESGTGKELAARAIHVGSARANKPFISLNCAALPESLIESELFGHERGAFTGANATRKGRFELANGGTLFLDEVGELSLMTQAKLLRVLQERAFERLGGMETHYVDVRFITATNRNLEHMVNQETFRRDLFYRLNVFPIYLPPLRGRPEDILPLANHFIKKFAQTNGRENVRLSLAVMDMLQRYAWPGNIRELENVMERAVLLLGREGLVLPQHLPPALHGAHCTTVNGENVCTLRPGFSGSLQDQLDELERASIVEALEFSQGQMGKAAASLGLTERIMALRMKKYGINYKEFRLKRERL; from the coding sequence ATGAGCAAGACCACTCCTTCCCCCCAAGAAAGCGCCAGACAATCGCTTTCTCTTTCTAGTCCTGCGGGCGACCACCATGAGCAGCAACTCAAACTGCTCTATGATCTCGCCGAGGTGGTGAATACCACCACAGACCTTGTACAGGCGCTGAATAAGGCTCTTATGCTAATGGCGGGCCATCTGCATATGATGCGCGGCGCCATCACGCTCATATCTCCACATACTGGTGAAATACGGACTGAAGCGGCCTATGGCCTCAAGCCCGCCGAACTGCGTCGCGGCCGTTACGTGCGCGGCGAGGGGATCACGGGCCGGGTTATTGAAAGTGGCCGCCCCATGTATATTTCCAATGTGTCTGAAGAACCGCTTTTTCTTAACCGCACCCGCTCACGGGACTTGGGCAAAGAAGGAATATCCTTCCTCTGCGTTCCCATACGGCTCAACGATCAGGTGGTGGGCGCGCTGTCTGTGGACCATTTGCTGGTGGATGATGCAACGCTTGAAGATGAAATGCGCCTTTTGACTATTGTCTCCACCCTGTTGGGGCATTCTGCCCTGGAAACTCAGGGAAGAATGGATGAAGAGACCTCATCGCCATTACGCCCCAGGGGATTTGTCGGAAATTCAGAAGGAATGCAAAAGGTTTATGCGCAGATAGCTCAGGTTGCGCCATCAGCTACAACGGTTTTTTTGCAAGGCGAATCAGGTACTGGCAAGGAATTGGCGGCACGGGCCATACACGTTGGCAGCGCACGCGCCAACAAGCCCTTTATTTCGCTCAACTGCGCGGCCTTGCCTGAAAGCCTTATCGAAAGCGAACTCTTCGGGCACGAGCGCGGCGCGTTCACAGGGGCCAATGCAACCCGCAAGGGCCGCTTTGAACTGGCCAACGGCGGCACGCTGTTTCTGGATGAAGTCGGCGAACTTTCGCTCATGACGCAGGCCAAACTTCTGCGGGTTTTGCAGGAAAGAGCTTTTGAACGTCTGGGCGGTATGGAAACACATTATGTTGATGTGCGTTTCATTACCGCAACCAACCGAAATCTTGAACATATGGTCAATCAGGAAACGTTCCGCCGGGACCTCTTTTATCGCCTCAATGTTTTTCCCATATATCTTCCTCCGCTGCGTGGCCGTCCAGAGGATATTCTGCCTCTTGCCAACCACTTCATCAAAAAGTTCGCGCAGACCAATGGACGTGAAAATGTGCGCCTTTCCCTGGCCGTCATGGATATGCTGCAACGCTATGCCTGGCCGGGCAATATCCGTGAACTGGAAAACGTAATGGAGCGGGCAGTGCTTCTTCTTGGCCGTGAAGGCTTGGTGCTGCCCCAGCACTTGCCGCCCGCTTTGCACGGTGCCCACTGCACCACTGTAAATGGAGAAAATGTGTGTACCCTGCGGCCGGGATTCTCCGGCAGCTTGCAGGATCAGCTGGACGAGCTGGAGCGCGCCTCCATTGTGGAAGCTCTTGAGTTCAGCCAGGGCCAGATGGGAAAGGCCGCCGCCAGTCTTGGGCTGACTGAAAGGATAATGGCCTTGCGCATGAAAAAATATGGCATCAATTACAAGGAGTTCCGGCTTAAGCGGGAGCGCCTGTAA
- a CDS encoding UDP-glucose dehydrogenase family protein produces the protein MKLCIIGTGYVGLVSAACFAEMGNTVSCVDVNPAVVDKLNAGYVHIFEPGLEPMVRHSRADGRLTFTTALAEGIAEADCAFICVGTPPQPDGSCDLSYVRQVASEIGQHMQKNMVVVDKSTVPVGTADEVRGLIEKELTKRGVDLHVDVVSNPEFLKEGDAISDFMKPDRVVIGTNSEKAAALMRELYAPFARTRDKIIVMGVRSAEMTKYAANCMLATKISFINEIATICTQVGADVRDVRTGIGSDSRIGYQFIYPGVGYGGSCFPKDVKALIRTAENAGVRPELLNAVEAVNARQKKYMANRVEEYFAPQGGVAGKTLAMWGLAFKANTDDMREAAAITIINELTSHGMKIRAFDPVAADNARAIFADNKLVEIVDDQYAACQGAQALMVVTEWNQFRNPDFAKVRALLTAPLLFDGRNLYSPATMAAHGFAYFCIGRANA, from the coding sequence ATGAAATTGTGCATTATCGGCACCGGCTATGTGGGCCTGGTAAGTGCCGCCTGCTTCGCTGAAATGGGCAATACCGTGAGCTGCGTTGATGTTAACCCGGCTGTCGTGGACAAACTGAACGCCGGTTATGTGCATATTTTTGAACCCGGCCTTGAACCCATGGTGCGACATAGCCGTGCCGATGGCCGACTGACGTTCACCACCGCGCTTGCGGAAGGCATTGCAGAAGCCGATTGCGCGTTTATTTGCGTGGGCACGCCGCCGCAGCCCGATGGTTCCTGCGATCTGAGCTATGTTCGCCAGGTGGCCAGCGAGATCGGCCAGCATATGCAGAAAAACATGGTCGTTGTGGACAAATCCACGGTGCCGGTGGGCACGGCGGACGAGGTGCGCGGCCTTATTGAAAAAGAACTGACCAAGCGTGGCGTTGATCTGCATGTGGACGTGGTTTCAAACCCCGAGTTTCTGAAAGAGGGCGACGCCATTTCTGATTTCATGAAGCCCGACCGCGTGGTCATTGGCACAAATTCGGAAAAAGCCGCCGCGCTTATGCGCGAACTTTACGCGCCTTTTGCCCGCACCCGCGACAAAATTATTGTCATGGGCGTGCGCAGCGCTGAAATGACCAAGTATGCCGCCAACTGCATGCTGGCCACAAAAATTTCATTCATCAATGAAATTGCTACTATTTGCACCCAGGTCGGGGCGGACGTGCGTGATGTGCGCACCGGCATCGGATCAGATTCCCGCATCGGCTACCAGTTCATATATCCCGGCGTAGGGTATGGCGGTTCGTGCTTTCCCAAGGATGTGAAGGCGCTTATCCGTACTGCTGAAAATGCGGGCGTAAGGCCGGAACTGCTCAATGCCGTGGAAGCTGTGAACGCCCGGCAGAAAAAATACATGGCCAACCGCGTTGAAGAATATTTTGCCCCTCAGGGCGGCGTGGCGGGCAAGACCCTGGCCATGTGGGGGCTGGCCTTCAAGGCAAATACCGATGATATGCGCGAAGCAGCCGCCATTACCATCATCAACGAACTGACATCCCACGGGATGAAAATCAGGGCTTTTGACCCCGTCGCCGCCGACAATGCCCGCGCGATTTTTGCCGATAACAAGCTGGTGGAAATTGTGGACGACCAGTATGCGGCCTGCCAGGGCGCGCAGGCGCTGATGGTCGTGACCGAATGGAACCAGTTCCGCAACCCGGATTTTGCAAAAGTTCGCGCCCTGTTGACCGCGCCTCTGCTTTTTGACGGGCGCAACCTGTATTCACCGGCCACGATGGCTGCTCATGGTTTTGCCTATTTCTGCATCGGAAGGGCAAATGCCTAG
- a CDS encoding holo-[acyl-carrier-protein] synthase, translated as MIVGMGIDIVDLARIEKSLGRFGLRFAEKILGPEELAGMPDHPLNYVAGRFAAKEAAVKALGTGFSQGIGPVQVETVSGPGGKPHLLLHGKALQQAQAMGVTRCHVSISHDRASAVAVVVLES; from the coding sequence ATGATAGTAGGCATGGGCATCGACATCGTTGATCTTGCCCGCATAGAAAAAAGTCTTGGCCGCTTTGGTCTGCGTTTTGCCGAAAAGATTCTGGGGCCTGAAGAATTGGCTGGCATGCCGGATCATCCGCTCAATTACGTGGCCGGACGTTTTGCCGCCAAAGAGGCAGCCGTCAAGGCTCTGGGCACGGGATTCAGCCAGGGCATCGGGCCGGTTCAGGTTGAGACTGTTTCCGGCCCAGGCGGCAAGCCGCACTTGCTGCTGCACGGCAAGGCATTGCAACAGGCCCAGGCCATGGGCGTTACCCGCTGCCACGTATCCATCAGCCATGACCGCGCTTCGGCTGTGGCCGTGGTGGTTCTGGAGAGCTAA